The genomic segment TAATATTTTAAGCTATAAAAATGTTAAGATTGGAAAATCAATTCATGAAGAAAACTGTAATGAAATTGTTAAAAATATTTTTGAAACATCAAAACAATATTCTTGTTCGATAATTTATCCAGAAGATGTAATTACTTCAAAAAGCTTAGATGGAAAACCTGAGCCAAAAAAATTAAATGATATAAGTGATGATGATATGATTTTAGATATAGGCGAAAAAACTATTAAAAAAATTGATAACTTAATTAATTCAAGTAAGACAATTTTGTGGAATGGTCCTGCTGGATACTTTGAAAATAATGATTTTGCTAATGGTAGTTTTCAAATCGCAAAATCTATTGTTAAAAATCATAAATCTAATTCTATTTATTCAGTTGCAGGTGGAGGTGATACAATTTCGGTACTTAACAAAATTAATGCGATTAATGACTTTAATTTTATTTCAACTGCAGGTGGAGCCTTTTTAGAATACCTTGAAGGAAAAGAAATTCCTGGTATAAGCGCACTCAATTAATCATGTCAGAATTAAATACAATAGCATTAAAAATTTTATCAAATGGTAAAGGAATATTAGCTGCAGACGAAAGTACGGCTACGATGACTAAAAGACTAGATTCTGTTAATGTTCCTTCTACTCCCGAAAACAGATTGTCTTTTAGAGAAACTCTTTTTTCATCAAGCAGCATGTCAGAATGTATTGGAGGGGTGATTCTTTATGATGAGACGATTAAACAACAAACCTCAAATAAAAAAAATATTCCAGACCTATTACAATCAGTGAACTCAATACCAGGTATTAAAGTTGATACAGGTGCAAAGAGTTTAGCTGGATCACCAAATGAAAAAGTTACAGAAGGATTGGATGGTCTAAGAGATAGATTAAAAGAGTATTACAAATTGGGAGCAAGATTTACTAAATGGAGAGGTGTTTACAATATTACAAAAGATCATCCTAGCAAACTTGCTGTACATTCTAATGCACATGCTCTTGCAAGATATGCGGCGTTAGTTCAAGAATGCAATATGGTTCCAATAGTTGAACCTGAAGTTTTAATGGATGGAAATCATTCAGCCGAAGACTGCTTAAAAAAAACTTCTGAAGTAATCAAAAAATGTTTTGAGGAATTAATACTTCATAAAATTGATCTAACAGGTGTAATTTTAAAACCAAATATGATTTTAGCAGGATCAGAGTCTGATAATAAAATTAATGGTGATGAAGTTGCAAAACTAACTGTTGAATGTTTAAAAAATTCAGTCCCTTCTGAAGTTCCAGGTGTAGCATTTTTATCAGGTGGTCAATCAGAAATAGAATCTACTGAAAATTTAAATTTAATAAATAAAGTAAATAATACAAATTTTATAATGTCTTATTCTTATGGTAGAGCATTACAACAAAGTGCATTAAAATGTTGGTCAAAAAATATCACTGATATTGAAGGAACTCAAAAAGTGTTTAATCATAGAGCGAAAATGAATACTTTAGCTGCGCAAGGTAAATGGTCTAAGGAACTTGAGAATTAATAAAGATAAATTTATTTACTTAATCTCTCCAAACAAAATATATAAAAATTTTTACAGGGATTTACGAAAAGTTTTAAAAAGTAATAAAATAGCTTTTTTTCAATTAAGGTTAAAAAAAGATAGTTATAAAAATAAAATCAAAATAGCAAAAAAAGTTAAAATAATTTGCAAAGTTTTTAGAGTTAAATTTTTAATAAATGATGATCCCAAACTAGCTTATCAAGTAAATGCCGATGGATGTCATTTGGGTCAAAATGATATGGCGCTAAATGATGCCAGAAAAATTTTAAAAAAAAAAATAATTGGCGTTACTTGTCATAATTCAATAAGTTTAGCTAAAATTGCTATTAAACAAAGAACAGATTATTTAGCTTTTGGTGCGTTTAATATAACAAAAACTAAAAAAGTTAGATTTAGAGCTAACGTGGGAGTTATTAAAAAACTTAAAAAATTGTCTGATATTCCAGTTGTGGCTATAGGGGGCATTAATAATCTTAATTATAAAAAACTTTTGTTGAACAAGGCAGATTTTTTAGCTATTTCAGGCTACATTTGGAATAATAAAAAATTAAAACCTACTGAAGCTATAAAATTACTAAAATGAAAATAAATGCAAATGAAATAAGAGTTGGGATGCTACTAGAATATAAAGATGACTTGTGGCAAGTTTTAAAAACTCAACATGTGAAACCTGGTAAAGGTGGGGCTTTTGCTCAAGTTGAAATGAAAAGTGTCAATAAAAATACAAAATTAAATGAAAGATTTAGATCAAGTGAAACTATTGAAAAAGCATCAGTCGAAGAAACTAGTTTTAATTATTTATATGATGATGAAAATAATTATTTTTTCATGGATCCAAAATCATTTGAACAAATTGAAATTAAAAAAGACATAATTGGTGAAAAAGGGAAACTACTTACAGAAAATCTTGAAGTATCTGTAAGTTTTTACAATGAGAAACCAATTTCTATAGATTTACCTAATCAAGTAAATTGCAAAATTGAATCAACAGACGCTGCCTTAAAAGGTCAAACAGTATCCTCGTCTTATAAACCTGCAATATTAGACAATGGATTAAGCATTCAAGTGCCACTATTTATTGAAGCTGGAGATGAGGTTGTTGTTGATACAAGAAATTTAGAATACATAAAAAAAATTTAAAGTTGTGAATTCAATTTCTGCAAATTTAAATGTAATGATAAAGGCATGTGAAAAAGCCTCTAAAGTTCTTATTAGAGATTTTGGCGAAATTGAAAAATTACAAGTTTCAAAAAAAGGGCCATCAGATTTTGTTACTAATTCAGATATAAAGGTCGAAAAGATCATTATTGAAGAATTAAAAAAAGCTAGACCTAATTACTCTATCATCAGTGAAGAAAATGGAACTGAAAATAGTATGGACAAAAAAAATACTTGGATAATTGATCCAATTGATGGAACAATTAATTTTTTACACGGTATACCTCACTTTGCAATTTCAATTGCTTTAAAATCCAATGAAGAAATTATTTCTGGATTAATTTTTGATCCTATTAAAAATGAAATTTTTTTTGCAGAAAAAGAAAATGGTGCTTTTTTTAATAATCACAGAATTAGAGTTTCAAAAAAAAATGAATTGAATAATTGCTTATTTGCAACTGGAGGAAAAACTAAACAAGAGCCAGATTTACCTTACAGAAAATCAGGGTGTGCAGCACTTGATATGGCATATGTTGCGGCCGGAAGATATGATGGATATTTTCAGCGTAATCTAAATCTTTGGGATATTGCTGCTGGACTCATTCTGGTAAAAGAGGCTGGTGGTGTACTTAATGAAATTGATTTAAACAATAATAAAAATATTAAAATTATAGCTTCTAGCCCCGATATTAACTCAAAATTACTTGAAAAATTGAATAACTTTTAATTGTTTTAGTAAATTCTTTTGCTATAAGTCTCGACATGAAAAAAAATATTCATCCAAACTATCACTCTATTAAGGTTGAGATGACTGATGGCACGCAGTTTGAAACAAAGTCTACTTGGGGCAAAGAAGGGGAAGTTCTTAAACTAGAAATTGATCCAAAATCACACGCTGCATGGACAGGCGGAAAACAGAAATTGATGGATAAAGGCAGAATAAGTAAATTCAATAAGAAATTTCAAAACTTTAAAGCAGAGAAAAAAAATTAAATGTCAAACGCACCATTAATGCCAATGGCGACAGCTGTTTGGCTTGTTGAAAACACTACTCTGACGTTTAAACAAATTGCTGAATTTTGTAAACTTCATGAAGTAGAGATCCAAGGTATTGCTGACGGTGAGGTAGCAAAAGGAATAAAAGCTTATAATCCAATTATATCAGGACAATTAACTCGTGAAGAAATTGAACTTTCATCAAAAGATGAAAATAGACCTTTAGTTATTAAAGGCTCCGATATTGAAATTTCTAATTCAGAGAAGAAGACTAAAAAATATATCCCACTTTCAAAAAGACAGGACAAACCAGATTCTGCACTTTGGTTAATTCGACAACACAATATTTTAAAAGACTCTCAAATAGCAAAATTAATTGGAATTACAAA from the Candidatus Pelagibacter sp. HIMB1321 genome contains:
- a CDS encoding class I fructose-bisphosphate aldolase, which translates into the protein MSELNTIALKILSNGKGILAADESTATMTKRLDSVNVPSTPENRLSFRETLFSSSSMSECIGGVILYDETIKQQTSNKKNIPDLLQSVNSIPGIKVDTGAKSLAGSPNEKVTEGLDGLRDRLKEYYKLGARFTKWRGVYNITKDHPSKLAVHSNAHALARYAALVQECNMVPIVEPEVLMDGNHSAEDCLKKTSEVIKKCFEELILHKIDLTGVILKPNMILAGSESDNKINGDEVAKLTVECLKNSVPSEVPGVAFLSGGQSEIESTENLNLINKVNNTNFIMSYSYGRALQQSALKCWSKNITDIEGTQKVFNHRAKMNTLAAQGKWSKELEN
- the thiE gene encoding thiamine phosphate synthase; its protein translation is MRINKDKFIYLISPNKIYKNFYRDLRKVLKSNKIAFFQLRLKKDSYKNKIKIAKKVKIICKVFRVKFLINDDPKLAYQVNADGCHLGQNDMALNDARKILKKKIIGVTCHNSISLAKIAIKQRTDYLAFGAFNITKTKKVRFRANVGVIKKLKKLSDIPVVAIGGINNLNYKKLLLNKADFLAISGYIWNNKKLKPTEAIKLLK
- the efp gene encoding elongation factor P produces the protein MKINANEIRVGMLLEYKDDLWQVLKTQHVKPGKGGAFAQVEMKSVNKNTKLNERFRSSETIEKASVEETSFNYLYDDENNYFFMDPKSFEQIEIKKDIIGEKGKLLTENLEVSVSFYNEKPISIDLPNQVNCKIESTDAALKGQTVSSSYKPAILDNGLSIQVPLFIEAGDEVVVDTRNLEYIKKI
- a CDS encoding inositol monophosphatase family protein, producing MNSISANLNVMIKACEKASKVLIRDFGEIEKLQVSKKGPSDFVTNSDIKVEKIIIEELKKARPNYSIISEENGTENSMDKKNTWIIDPIDGTINFLHGIPHFAISIALKSNEEIISGLIFDPIKNEIFFAEKENGAFFNNHRIRVSKKNELNNCLFATGGKTKQEPDLPYRKSGCAALDMAYVAAGRYDGYFQRNLNLWDIAAGLILVKEAGGVLNEIDLNNNKNIKIIASSPDINSKLLEKLNNF
- the rpmE gene encoding 50S ribosomal protein L31, yielding MKKNIHPNYHSIKVEMTDGTQFETKSTWGKEGEVLKLEIDPKSHAAWTGGKQKLMDKGRISKFNKKFQNFKAEKKN
- a CDS encoding cell cycle transcriptional regulator TrcR — encoded protein: MSNAPLMPMATAVWLVENTTLTFKQIAEFCKLHEVEIQGIADGEVAKGIKAYNPIISGQLTREEIELSSKDENRPLVIKGSDIEISNSEKKTKKYIPLSKRQDKPDSALWLIRQHNILKDSQIAKLIGITKNSVTAIRNKSYWNYNNLNPKDPVALNLFTQKDLVDAIEKAERRVKREKKQKEKAKLEQQSASQ